A segment of the Bacillus sp. es.034 genome:
CTGGTCCCCTGCTCCTCAATATATGGCCGCTCCCTCAAATGACTCGTCCGCTTCCATCAAATAAAAATAACTATACTCAACCTAGCACAACGGAACCTTCATCGTGAGAACATTCTCTTTATTGTAAACACTATAATCTGCTTCTCTTCATAAGTCACTTTTTTCAAGTACAGGATAGTTCTGGTGATTCCTAGTTATTATTACATTTAGTGGTTAAACCTATCGAATTGATACAAATATTCAATGAAAAAACAAAAAAGTAAAATAAATACCAATTTATAGTATTTATTACGATCCATAGATTCATGTAATGTTTTTGTTATATTATTGTAATGAATTAGAAAGAAAGAAAGATAGAAAGGGAGTTCACATGAAAAAAGTAATAATGTTTTTATTAGCTCTAACACTTTTAAGTGCTTGCTCTTCAGAAGATACCAATCAGAAAGAGAGTAACAAGGATTCTGGAAAGAAAGAAGAGAGCGTTGAAGTAGATAAAAAGTTATTCAACGTGGAAATTACTCTGCCCGCCTCCATGTTCGAAGATAAAAACCTTGAAACGATCCAGGCTGATGCAAAAGAAAACGGCATTAAGGAAGTAACAAAAAATGAAGATGGATCCATCACATATAAAATGTCTAAATCCGTTCATAAAGAACTAATGAAAGACATTGCTACAAGTATTGAAGAATCGGTTGAAGAAATGAAGACAAGTGAAGACTATGTGTCCATTAAAGACATTACTCATAATGATTCTTTCTCCATTTTTACGGTAGTAGTAGATCAAGCTGCCTATGAAAATAGCATGGACGGTTTTGCCACTTTAACGCTTGGTATGTCCGGAATGATGTATCAACTCTATGACGGGGTAAGCGAGGATGATTACTCTGTCAAGATTAAAATGGAAGATAAAACTTCTGGTAAGACATTCGATGAAGTTGTCTATCCAGATGCCCTTGAAGAGACAGAAGAAGGTTAAAAAATTCTTCTAAAAGGAACCAGATGCACCTAACGTTTTGCATTCATTATTATATAAAAATTATATGGGGGTTAACAGTATGTTGGATTTTATAGCTTTTATTAGTTTATTAGCGGTTTTAGTATTTTTGGTTTTAGCCGTTATTTCATTAATCAAGAAAAAAGGAAAGGCAAAGAGAAATTTCTTGTTCGCCGTGACAGCTTTTGTTTTGTTTATGGTATGTATCATAAACGCGCCTTCCTCTACCAGCGAAACAGCAAACACCACTCCGGAGGAAGAAGTGTCTGCTCAAGAAAGCAACAATGACGATAATGCCAAAGAAGAAGCAGCTAAGAAAAAGGCTGAAGAAGAGGTCAAAAAGACTCCACAACAAGAAATGATTAGTAAGATCCAGGAATTAATTAGTTCAAATCACGCTTATGATTCAGGTTCATATATAAAAGGAGATATTGCAGAGGGTGAATATGCATTTATTCCTTTTGATGGCAGTGGTCAATATTACGCTGAAAAAGATGGTGCTGGGAACATAATTGATAACGAAAACTTTGATAGTTTTGGATATGTATACGTTCATGGTGCTGGAAATATTGATACTGGTGGTGTATTGATCAGTCCTGCTTCATTTGAAACGTTAGGCGTAAAAAGCGCAAAAGAAATCTATCAAGTTGTGAATCAAGTAGAAGGTGAGTATAAAGAATCTGCTTGGTACAAAGTAGGAGTCGACATTCCAGCGGGGCAATATGTAATTGAAAGTTATGGAGAAGGTTACGTTGCGGTTATGAGCGGACCAGTCGGAAACAACGATATAGTAGATAATGAAATTTTTAACGGAAGATACCAGCTTAGTGTAAGCGATGGGCAGTATTTGAAAATATCTCAAGGGGTTATTTCGGAATAATATGAAGTAATCGGTAGCAAAGCTCAGAGATTAGTATTCTCTGAGCTTTTTTTTGAGGGATTTTTTATTTTTTTTATAAAGTTAGATTGCATGCTAGCTGAGTATAAAAGGTATACACGGAATATACGACAGAGATTTTTTTCAGAAAAGATATTTGAAGCATATTGGCGTTTCTGATGCTTCTTCACAAATCATAACCACCAACGACCTCTTCCCATTAGCATACCGGGGTGACCTGATCCGGCGTTTTCAATTGCATCAATTGATAGTGTTCTAATGGTTTGAATAGAAAGGCGATCAATACTTATTTTTTCTTATGCAACTTACTTCCTCCTACTATTTAAGTAATACATTTATTGGTACCATCCTATATATGGCTTGAACTAATAAATTGCATCCTCATCCCTTTTCGGTAGGATGTAATAAGGGAATGTGTCTCTAATTTCCCATCACCTTTTTTCTCTACACCTCTTAATAATTGACCATTCGTAATTCCGGTGGCTACAAAAAAACAATTATCTGTTTTGACGATATCATTGATTGTTAAAGTCTTTTCTGGATTTGACATTCCCATCTGTGAACAGCGCTCAAATTCTTTTTGATTTTGAGGAACAAGTCTACCTTGGAAATCCCCACCCAGGCACTTCAAAGCAACAGCGGCTATCACACCTTCTGGAGCCCCACCGGTTCCAACCAACATATCTACATTTTGATGATCTATTGCTGTTGAAATTGCTCCAGTTATATCAACGTCAGAAAATAATTTTACTCGTGCCCCAGCCGCAAACACCTGTCTTTTCAGGTAATCATGGCGTGGACGGTCCTGCATCATGATGGTAAGCTCTGATACTTCCTTCCCCAGCCTCTTTGCAACAGCTGTCATATTTTCTGTTAAAGGGGCATTGATATCGATGCAACCTTTTGCTTTAGGACCGACAGCTATTTTTCCATATACATATCAGGAGCATGAAGTAAACTTCCATGTTCTGATACAGCGATGACCGCTAATGAATTATCTTGGCCGTTAGCCATGAGTGTCGTCCCCTCTACAGGATCCACAGCGATGTCTATATGCGGACCCGTTCCAGTTCCTAATTTCTCTCCGATATATAACATTGGCGCTTCATCCATTTCACCTTCACCGATCACAATATGTGCATTCATATTAATTTGTTCAGTTGATCTCGCATCGCTTCGGTTGCTACCCCATCTGATTGGATTTTATTCCCTTTACCAATCCAGGGAAAGGAAGCCACAGCTGCCCTTTGAGTCACTAAAAGAAATTCTTCTGTTAATCCCTGAATGTAATTTACCTTTTGAATAGCCAACATAACCCCTCCAATAAATCAGATTAATACACTAACTCCATCTGCACTAAACCCAAAAGTATTCTTGGAAAATTCATCAAAAACTTTTTCTTTTCGATTACTATTATTTTATTATATATATTTGTTAAAATCCATCTTTTTCTTTCGTTTATTTTCATTAATTTTATTTTTAGTTATTTATACATGCAAAAGGGCTAAGAAAAGGTTTCAATTCGAAAGCTTTCTTAGCCCTTATCTTGGTCTATTTAGTTTATACCTTTTTGCAAGATCTGCAGATTCACCTTTATATTCTACAAGAACTACTCAACTATAGTTAATATTACATACCTTTAATTTTTCAATATCTTCCTTTGACATATGATCATCCGTTATGATCATATCAATTTCATCAAGCGCCGCAAAAGATGCAATTGATTTTTTATTTAATTTGGTATGATCCAGAAGCGCCACTACACGGTTTGAAGCCTGTACCATCTTCTTCTTCAGTTCCACTTCATACATATTAAAGTCAGTCAGCCCGTTCTCAAAGTCAAAACCGCTTGCTGAAGTAAACATAATGTCTATGTTTATTTTATTTAGTATATCACCTGAGATCGTACTTTCTAATGCACTGGAACCCGCTCTTAAAATCCCGCCGATCAATATGACGATGAACTCAGGATTGTCCCGAAGTTCTAATGCAGTATATATGCCGTTGGTCACAATTGTTAACCGCTTTGAAGAATGTTTTATTTTTCTCGCAAGCTCAAGCCCTGTCGAACTGGCATCAAGTAAAATACATTGATTATTTTCAATTAATTGCTCGGCCTTCATACTAATAATATGCTTTTCTTCTTTATTCACTTTCTCCCTATCTGAGAAATTCACCTTATTATCTTCAATATCGTTTAATACAGCCCCACCATGGGTCCGTTTCAAGAATCCTTCTTTTTCCATATCTTTTAAATCATTTCTCAATGTAGCCTCAGAGACTTCTAATTCTTTCGATAATTCTTTCACTGTAATTCGCTGATGGTTATCTAATAGTTCAAGAATCTTATTGCGCCTTTCTTCCATAAACATTTTCACCGGAGTACCACCTTCTTGTCCATATCATTCTCTAATAGTATCATAAGCTAAACTGTTTATGAAAGTAAATAAAAATAAACGAAAGTATATAATCTCATCTTTCCATCGTTCCAAAGATAACAATCTAGCTGACAAGGTTCAATAACACAGTGATAGAAATGACACTTACCAGGGTAGACACCAACGTTATACTGGATACTAATTCTGGTTCTGTTTTATATTGCAATGCATATAAAACGGTCGTTGCAGCAGAAGGCATGGCACTCGCGACAATCAGAACATTTCTCAGTAAGGGGTCTAAATCCATTAAAGTAATCGTAATAATATAGGCTATAATCGGCGAAAGAATCATCCGCGTCATAATTCCATACGAGATTTCAGCCCATTGAAAATTTCCTAATTTAAGGTTAGCCAACTGCATCCCTAAAATAATCATTACTAGTGGAATAGCTGCATTTCCTACTATCTCAATTACAGAAAGTAAATTTCCAGAAACAGAAACATTGCTCAAATTTAGTATCAAAGCACCGATCAATGCATAGGTCGGCGGCATTTCAAACACCGATTTAATTGCAACCTTTATTCCATCTTTTCCCCTCGCCGCATAATAAACCCCAAAAAAATTCATGATTATCTGTTGTAAAACCATAAAGGTAACCGCTAAGGCGAAAGCTTTTTCTCCAAATGCGAAAAGGATGATTGGTGCCCCATAATTACCTGAATTCATAAATGCCGTTGAGAGGATCAATCCATTTTCAACAGATGTTGGATGCTTTTTTAGACGAGCGTATATCTTATTGATGATAACGAGTGAAGCCAATAAAATAGATGAAAAAATAATCATTTGGACATAGGTATGGTCCAATTCAGCTTTATAGATCGTATTAAAAACCAAACATGGGATTAATACATACAATGCTACAGTCGATACCGATGTAATATTTAATTTTTTCCACTTTTGAATGCTATACCCAAATCCAAATATAAGTAAGACTGGCAGCATCACCGTTATGAAAATGTCCATATCGAAACTCCTTTAAAAAAGCTTATAAAAAAAAATGTACAGCAATAAAATATAGCTGTACATTGATTGGGATTTAGTTAAAGTTCTTATGCCTGTTGCAGCATTTTCTTAAGAACTTTGTCTAATTCTTCTTTCTCAAATACATCTTTCCAATCAGGCTTGAAAATCATTTCCTTCCCATAATCGATGGCAATTTGACATGCATCAGAGAATGGATTTGTACCCCTGAAGGCTACTGCTAAGCCAATTTGAATATGACCTAACAAGAATGCCCTTGCCGCCGGTTCTGGAACACCCATTTTCACTACTTCGTCTAATGTTTCTTTTAAGATAACAGCTGTTGTACAAGCTACAACTTCCGCAGCTGTTGGTTCCAAGATCGCCATTTGCTCAACCGTAATACGGTGACAGGTTTCGACTGGGGCATACATATCGATGGCAACCTGTTCTCCTATACTATATTTATCTTCTTCTCCATAAAACAAAGCAGCAACGATATCTTGCTTTGCAGCAACACCTCCAAAAGCATCCTCGTGCTCTTCACGAGTGAACTTTTCCACAAACACAGAAGGATGACATGGGTGTGCAACTACATAAGTCAATTCATTTCTTAACTTTAATTCATTGGAGTATGCAGCAGCGGGGTCTAAAGTTAAAAGTACTGCACCACTTTTCATCATTGAAACCACATCACTTGAAATTTTACCTAATAACACATCAGGAACAGCAAGAATCACGACATCGCTTTTCTTTACTGCTTCATCAGTATCTGTTACCTCATACCCACGTTCTTTGATAGATTGAATCCCCAACTCAGATTTTTCGCAAAATAATAAGTCGTAATGATCATGTTTTGCTAAATTCGTTGTTACTCTTGTTCCCATTTTCCCGCCTGCACCAATAACTGAAACTGTTAAACTCATTAAATCTTCCTCCTCAAGTAGTCCATACTCTTTTTGGTCCACTCTTTCTCTTTTTGAATCGTCTTTTCGATTGTTTCATCGAAACTAACCCATAATTCAATGATTGCGTTAAATTCCTTCTTCTTATTTCTTTGAACGCTATTATACAAATAGTCGAAATTCAATTGACCTTCACCTAATGGCGCGCCACTGTAATAAA
Coding sequences within it:
- a CDS encoding membrane lipoprotein lipid attachment site-containing protein, with product MKKVIMFLLALTLLSACSSEDTNQKESNKDSGKKEESVEVDKKLFNVEITLPASMFEDKNLETIQADAKENGIKEVTKNEDGSITYKMSKSVHKELMKDIATSIEESVEEMKTSEDYVSIKDITHNDSFSIFTVVVDQAAYENSMDGFATLTLGMSGMMYQLYDGVSEDDYSVKIKMEDKTSGKTFDEVVYPDALEETEEG
- a CDS encoding DeoR/GlpR family DNA-binding transcription regulator, which codes for MFMEERRNKILELLDNHQRITVKELSKELEVSEATLRNDLKDMEKEGFLKRTHGGAVLNDIEDNKVNFSDREKVNKEEKHIISMKAEQLIENNQCILLDASSTGLELARKIKHSSKRLTIVTNGIYTALELRDNPEFIVILIGGILRAGSSALESTISGDILNKINIDIMFTSASGFDFENGLTDFNMYEVELKKKMVQASNRVVALLDHTKLNKKSIASFAALDEIDMIITDDHMSKEDIEKLKVCNINYS
- a CDS encoding AEC family transporter, encoding MDIFITVMLPVLLIFGFGYSIQKWKKLNITSVSTVALYVLIPCLVFNTIYKAELDHTYVQMIIFSSILLASLVIINKIYARLKKHPTSVENGLILSTAFMNSGNYGAPIILFAFGEKAFALAVTFMVLQQIIMNFFGVYYAARGKDGIKVAIKSVFEMPPTYALIGALILNLSNVSVSGNLLSVIEIVGNAAIPLVMIILGMQLANLKLGNFQWAEISYGIMTRMILSPIIAYIITITLMDLDPLLRNVLIVASAMPSAATTVLYALQYKTEPELVSSITLVSTLVSVISITVLLNLVS
- a CDS encoding phosphogluconate dehydrogenase C-terminal domain-containing protein is translated as MSLTVSVIGAGGKMGTRVTTNLAKHDHYDLLFCEKSELGIQSIKERGYEVTDTDEAVKKSDVVILAVPDVLLGKISSDVVSMMKSGAVLLTLDPAAAYSNELKLRNELTYVVAHPCHPSVFVEKFTREEHEDAFGGVAAKQDIVAALFYGEEDKYSIGEQVAIDMYAPVETCHRITVEQMAILEPTAAEVVACTTAVILKETLDEVVKMGVPEPAARAFLLGHIQIGLAVAFRGTNPFSDACQIAIDYGKEMIFKPDWKDVFEKEELDKVLKKMLQQA